Proteins encoded within one genomic window of Acinetobacter sp. YWS30-1:
- the guaB gene encoding IMP dehydrogenase, with amino-acid sequence MLTIVQDALTFDDVLLLPAYSTVLPKDVSLKTRLTRGINLNIPLVSAAMDTVTESRMAIAMAQNGGIGILHKNMDIAAQAAEVRRVKKFEAGMVKDPITVTPETTVRELIAVTQANNISGVPVVKDGKVVGIVTGRDTRFETNLEQPVSNIMTGQDRLVTVREGESKENIQALLQKNRIEKVIVVGENNELKGLITVTDFRKAELYPNSCKDDLGRLRVGAAVGTGAETPSRVEALVDAGVDVIVVDTAHGHSAGVIERVRWVKQNYPQVQVIGGNIATGDAALALLDAGADAVKVGIGPGSICTTRIVAGIGMPQISAIDSVARALKEQIPLIADGGIRFSGDMAKAIGAGASTIMVGSLMAGTEEAPGEVEFFQGRYYKAYRGMGSLGAMAGATGSADRYFQDSKAGAEKLVPEGIEGRVPYKGPMGNIVHQMMGGLRSSMGYTGSATIDDLRQNAKFVKITSAGMSESHVHDVTITKEAPNYRMG; translated from the coding sequence ATGTTGACCATCGTTCAAGACGCGTTAACCTTCGATGATGTCCTATTACTCCCTGCCTACTCTACTGTTCTCCCAAAAGATGTCTCTCTAAAGACACGCCTGACTCGCGGCATTAACCTGAATATCCCACTTGTTTCAGCAGCTATGGATACTGTGACTGAGTCACGTATGGCAATTGCGATGGCACAAAATGGCGGTATCGGTATTCTGCACAAGAACATGGATATTGCTGCCCAGGCCGCAGAAGTACGCCGTGTGAAAAAATTTGAAGCCGGTATGGTGAAAGATCCGATCACAGTTACCCCAGAAACTACAGTACGTGAACTGATCGCTGTAACTCAAGCGAATAACATCAGTGGCGTACCCGTGGTTAAAGACGGTAAAGTGGTTGGTATCGTGACAGGTCGTGATACACGTTTTGAAACCAATCTGGAACAGCCGGTTAGCAATATCATGACTGGCCAAGACCGTCTGGTGACTGTGCGTGAAGGCGAATCGAAAGAAAACATTCAGGCCTTATTGCAAAAAAACCGTATTGAAAAAGTGATCGTTGTTGGCGAAAACAATGAATTAAAAGGCTTGATCACGGTAACTGATTTCCGTAAAGCGGAACTTTATCCAAATAGCTGTAAAGATGATCTAGGTCGTCTACGTGTAGGTGCAGCAGTTGGTACTGGCGCTGAAACACCAAGCCGTGTAGAAGCACTGGTTGATGCTGGTGTAGATGTGATCGTTGTGGACACTGCACATGGTCACTCTGCGGGTGTGATCGAGCGTGTACGCTGGGTCAAACAGAACTACCCACAAGTTCAAGTGATTGGCGGTAATATCGCCACTGGTGATGCTGCGCTTGCCTTGCTTGATGCGGGTGCGGACGCCGTAAAAGTGGGGATTGGTCCTGGCTCAATCTGTACAACTCGTATTGTGGCTGGTATTGGTATGCCACAAATCTCTGCAATTGATTCTGTTGCACGTGCATTGAAAGAACAGATTCCATTGATTGCTGATGGTGGTATCCGTTTCTCTGGAGATATGGCAAAAGCGATTGGCGCTGGTGCAAGTACCATCATGGTGGGTTCACTGATGGCCGGTACTGAAGAAGCACCGGGCGAAGTTGAATTCTTCCAGGGCCGTTACTACAAGGCTTACCGTGGTATGGGTTCTTTGGGTGCGATGGCCGGTGCAACTGGTTCTGCTGACCGTTACTTCCAGGATTCTAAAGCCGGTGCTGAAAAACTGGTTCCTGAAGGTATTGAAGGTCGCGTACCGTACAAAGGCCCAATGGGCAATATCGTGCATCAGATGATGGGCGGTCTGCGTTCTTCTATGGGCTATACTGGTTCTGCAACGATTGATGATCTTCGTCAAAATGCCAAGTTTGTGAAAATCACATCTGCCGGTATGTCTGAGTCTCACGTGCATGATGTAACCATCACCAAAGAAGCGCCAAACTACCGTATGGGTTAA
- the aceE gene encoding pyruvate dehydrogenase (acetyl-transferring), homodimeric type: MAFYGDTDAQETQEWQDAFDSVLQHMGTERAAFLLEKLYQRAIAKHVPIQRLNTPYLNTISVEEQPAMPGDQDMERRIRALIRWNALAMVLRANKTGDDLGGHLASFASSATLYDVGFNHFFRANNDSFGGDLIYYQGHCAPGIYARSFLEGRLTEEHLNNFRREVGGKGLPSYPHPYLMPDYWQFPTVSMGLGPIMSIYQAHIQKYLMNRGLIKEEDRKVWAYLGDGEMDEPESLGAISLAGREKLDNLIWVVNCNLQRLDGPVRGNGKIIQELESLFRGAGWRVIKVVWGRHWDPLLDKDKSGALKAIMEEAVDGDYQRYQVKGGAYARAHFFGKYPEAEALVKDLSDEDIDNLNRGGHDPYKVFAAYAEATKAKGQPTVILAKTVKGYGLSDEIEAVNKTHQIKKMQLESLKYVRNRFNLPFTDEQLEEIPFYRPSENSPEIKYMKARREALGGYLPARRKESESLPIPELSVFDAVLKGSNGKEQSTTMVMVRLISALLKEKAIKDRVVPIVPDEARTFGLEGMFRQLGIYAAHGQQYTPEDQEQLMHYREAKDGHMLQEGINEAGAMSAWAALATSYSTNNLPMIPMYMYYSMFGFQRIGDIAWAAGDAQAQGFLLGATAGRTTLNGEGLQHQDGHSHILANTIPNCVSYDPCFGYELAVIVHDGLQRMYVNQERVFYYLTLMNENYEHPPMPQGAEEGIKRGMYLLEEDEKATVQLMGSGVILREVIKAAKILREEYQIHANVWSVTSFNELARDGMACEEYNRLHPLAEEAKEPWVSQQLRDKDGIVVSATDHMRAYSEQIRAYLPDSRPFVALGTDGYGRSDTRGNLRSYFGVDAAHIVVATLKKLADEGEVDARLVKDAISSFELDTDRPVAWAPQATPELHPVADYKEEN; this comes from the coding sequence ATGGCGTTTTATGGAGATACCGACGCTCAAGAAACCCAAGAATGGCAAGACGCTTTTGACTCCGTTTTGCAGCACATGGGAACCGAGCGCGCCGCCTTTTTACTTGAAAAACTTTATCAACGCGCAATTGCCAAACATGTTCCTATTCAGCGTTTAAATACTCCCTACTTAAACACTATTTCTGTAGAAGAACAACCTGCGATGCCGGGCGACCAGGACATGGAGCGCCGTATTCGCGCGCTGATCCGCTGGAATGCTTTGGCAATGGTGCTTCGCGCAAATAAAACCGGTGATGACTTAGGTGGTCACTTGGCCAGCTTTGCTTCATCTGCCACTTTATACGATGTGGGTTTTAACCATTTCTTCCGTGCCAATAACGACAGCTTCGGTGGCGACCTGATTTACTATCAAGGTCACTGTGCACCGGGGATTTATGCCCGCTCATTTTTAGAAGGTCGCTTAACTGAAGAGCATCTGAATAATTTCCGTCGTGAAGTCGGCGGCAAAGGCTTACCCTCTTATCCTCATCCTTACTTGATGCCAGATTACTGGCAGTTCCCGACGGTATCGATGGGTCTGGGTCCAATCATGTCGATCTATCAGGCGCATATTCAAAAGTATCTGATGAACCGTGGCTTGATTAAGGAAGAAGACCGTAAAGTCTGGGCTTATCTGGGCGATGGCGAAATGGATGAGCCGGAAAGCTTGGGCGCGATTTCACTGGCGGGTCGTGAGAAGCTGGACAACCTGATCTGGGTGGTGAACTGTAACTTGCAGCGTCTGGATGGCCCGGTACGTGGTAATGGCAAGATCATTCAGGAACTTGAATCATTGTTCCGTGGTGCTGGCTGGCGCGTGATTAAAGTTGTCTGGGGTCGTCATTGGGATCCGCTACTGGATAAAGACAAATCTGGTGCACTCAAAGCGATTATGGAAGAAGCAGTAGATGGTGATTATCAGCGCTATCAGGTGAAAGGTGGTGCTTATGCACGCGCACATTTCTTTGGTAAATATCCAGAAGCAGAAGCTTTGGTCAAAGACCTGAGCGATGAAGATATTGATAATCTGAACCGTGGTGGTCATGACCCGTACAAAGTCTTTGCTGCCTATGCAGAAGCGACCAAGGCCAAAGGTCAGCCAACGGTCATTCTGGCGAAAACCGTAAAAGGTTATGGTCTGTCTGATGAAATTGAAGCGGTGAATAAGACCCACCAAATCAAGAAAATGCAGCTGGAATCGTTGAAATACGTACGTAACCGTTTCAACTTGCCATTTACTGATGAACAACTGGAAGAAATTCCATTCTACCGCCCAAGCGAAAACTCGCCTGAAATTAAATATATGAAGGCACGCCGTGAAGCACTGGGTGGTTATCTGCCAGCACGTCGCAAAGAAAGCGAATCTTTACCAATTCCTGAGCTCTCTGTTTTTGATGCTGTGCTCAAAGGTTCAAACGGTAAAGAACAGTCCACCACCATGGTCATGGTTCGTCTCATCTCTGCCTTATTAAAAGAGAAAGCAATCAAGGACCGTGTGGTACCGATCGTGCCAGATGAAGCGCGTACCTTTGGTCTGGAAGGGATGTTCCGTCAATTGGGGATCTATGCAGCGCATGGTCAACAATATACCCCTGAAGATCAGGAACAGTTGATGCATTACCGTGAAGCCAAAGACGGTCATATGTTACAGGAAGGGATTAACGAAGCCGGTGCGATGAGCGCATGGGCAGCCTTGGCGACCAGTTATTCAACCAATAACCTGCCAATGATTCCGATGTACATGTACTACTCGATGTTCGGCTTCCAGCGTATTGGCGATATTGCCTGGGCCGCAGGTGATGCACAGGCGCAAGGCTTCTTGCTGGGTGCAACCGCTGGCCGTACTACCTTAAATGGTGAGGGCTTGCAGCATCAGGATGGTCATTCGCATATTCTGGCCAACACCATTCCAAACTGTGTCTCTTATGACCCGTGCTTTGGCTATGAGCTTGCTGTGATCGTGCATGATGGTCTGCAACGTATGTATGTGAATCAGGAGCGTGTGTTCTATTATCTGACCTTGATGAACGAAAATTACGAACATCCGCCAATGCCGCAAGGTGCAGAAGAAGGCATCAAGCGTGGTATGTATCTGCTGGAAGAAGACGAAAAAGCGACGGTTCAGTTGATGGGTTCAGGCGTGATTCTGCGTGAAGTCATCAAGGCCGCAAAAATCCTGCGTGAGGAATATCAGATTCATGCCAATGTCTGGAGCGTGACCAGCTTTAACGAACTCGCTCGCGATGGTATGGCATGTGAAGAATATAACCGCCTGCATCCACTGGCTGAAGAAGCGAAAGAGCCATGGGTGTCTCAGCAGTTACGTGACAAGGACGGTATTGTGGTATCGGCTACCGATCACATGCGTGCCTATAGCGAACAGATCCGTGCCTATCTTCCAGATAGCCGTCCATTCGTAGCCTTGGGTACCGATGGTTATGGCCGTTCAGATACCCGTGGCAACCTGCGTAGCTACTTTGGTGTCGATGCTGCACATATTGTCGTAGCAACCTTGAAGAAGCTGGCAGATGAAGGCGAAGTCGATGCACGTTTAGTGAAAGACGCGATCTCTAGCTTTGAGTTAGATACTGATCGTCCGGTGGCTTGGGCACCTCAGGCGACTCCTGAATTGCATCCAGTTGCTGACTACAAAGAGGAGAACTAA
- the glmM gene encoding phosphoglucosamine mutase: MSYFGTDGIRGKFGELPITPEFALKLGFSAGKVLKRNSKKSKPLVVLGKDTRLSGYILESALQAGLNAAGVYVHLLGPLPTPAIAHLTRALHASLGIVISASHNPYFDNGIKFFSSEGKKLPDALQDEINQELEKELVIEDNANLGKSFRVKDANGRYIEFCKSTFPYHLDLNDLTIVVDCANGAAYSVGPAVFRELGAKVISIYDEPTGLNINENCGSTHPENLQKAVVEHGADLGIAFDGDADRVIMVDKNGEQITGDHILYILATQAKNKPAGIVGTLMSNMALELALEKAGVELLRAKVGDRYVLQGLEEKDWSIGGEPSGHILTLDKSTTGDAIIAALQVLTVMVEQKKALHELVADFKLLPNVLVNVRLNTMFDPYSVPALTAEFSKAEEQLKGRGRLLIRKSGTEPVIRVMVEGEDLAEVTTLANSLADAVRANAA, translated from the coding sequence ATGAGTTATTTTGGTACCGATGGTATTCGTGGAAAATTTGGTGAGTTACCGATTACACCTGAATTTGCCCTGAAATTAGGTTTTTCGGCAGGAAAAGTATTAAAACGAAATAGCAAAAAAAGCAAACCATTGGTGGTACTGGGTAAAGATACCCGTTTATCTGGTTATATTCTGGAATCTGCGCTACAGGCAGGACTCAATGCGGCAGGTGTTTATGTGCATCTGCTTGGACCTTTGCCAACCCCGGCCATTGCCCATTTGACCCGTGCTTTGCATGCCAGCCTCGGTATTGTCATTTCTGCATCACACAATCCGTATTTCGATAACGGCATTAAGTTTTTCTCGAGTGAAGGTAAAAAACTGCCTGATGCTTTGCAGGATGAGATCAACCAGGAACTGGAAAAAGAACTAGTAATTGAAGATAACGCGAACTTGGGTAAAAGTTTCCGTGTGAAAGATGCCAATGGCCGTTATATCGAATTCTGTAAGTCGACTTTCCCATACCATTTAGACCTGAATGATTTAACCATTGTCGTTGACTGTGCCAATGGTGCAGCTTATAGCGTTGGCCCTGCGGTTTTCCGTGAACTGGGTGCTAAGGTTATTTCCATCTATGATGAACCGACCGGTCTGAATATCAATGAGAACTGTGGTTCAACTCATCCGGAAAATCTGCAAAAAGCAGTGGTTGAGCATGGTGCTGATTTAGGCATAGCCTTCGATGGTGATGCTGACCGCGTGATTATGGTCGATAAAAACGGTGAGCAAATTACCGGTGATCATATTCTGTATATTCTTGCGACTCAGGCAAAAAATAAGCCAGCTGGGATTGTTGGTACCTTGATGAGCAATATGGCGCTGGAACTGGCCCTCGAGAAAGCTGGGGTAGAGCTGCTACGTGCCAAAGTCGGTGACCGTTATGTACTGCAAGGTCTGGAAGAAAAAGACTGGTCGATTGGTGGCGAGCCATCAGGTCATATCCTGACTTTAGACAAGAGCACCACAGGCGATGCGATTATTGCTGCACTACAAGTCTTAACCGTGATGGTCGAGCAGAAGAAAGCGCTACATGAGTTAGTGGCTGACTTTAAATTATTGCCGAATGTCTTGGTGAATGTACGTCTGAATACCATGTTTGACCCGTACTCAGTGCCTGCTTTGACTGCAGAGTTTAGCAAAGCTGAAGAGCAGCTCAAAGGCCGTGGCCGTTTACTGATCCGTAAGTCAGGGACTGAACCGGTGATCCGTGTCATGGTGGAAGGCGAGGATCTTGCAGAGGTAACCACACTGGCAAATTCATTGGCTGATGCGGTACGTGCCAACGCCGCTTAA
- a CDS encoding M23 family metallopeptidase, translated as MPMRRILLAFSISVSAASVAFADLVDLNQQDATPDRLEQLTRTLSQGSYTHPEDIDIPAQTKLNVQLREKPVELNNQTIAQKYGNSSSSKVASSNNPYSWLVAHPLPDMKRVSSNFGGRTMGGRAENHSGLDLAAASGTPIYATGPGIVTKSGWGTGYGQYVEINHGNGYLTRYAHASRLIARVGDQVQAGDHIANVGCTGRCTGPHLHYEVVKDGQRKNPSTYLAMLP; from the coding sequence ATGCCTATGCGACGTATCCTATTGGCATTTTCTATTTCGGTTTCAGCTGCTTCAGTAGCTTTTGCAGATTTAGTGGATCTGAATCAACAAGATGCTACACCTGACCGTCTTGAGCAGTTAACACGTACTTTATCGCAGGGTTCTTATACCCATCCTGAAGATATTGATATTCCCGCACAAACTAAATTAAATGTTCAGCTACGTGAAAAACCGGTTGAACTGAATAATCAGACCATTGCTCAAAAATATGGCAATTCTTCATCCAGTAAAGTTGCATCTTCAAATAATCCTTATTCGTGGTTAGTGGCTCATCCATTACCCGACATGAAACGTGTCAGCTCAAATTTTGGCGGCCGTACCATGGGTGGTCGTGCTGAAAATCACTCAGGTCTAGATCTGGCTGCTGCAAGCGGTACACCGATCTATGCAACTGGTCCTGGTATCGTAACCAAATCGGGTTGGGGTACAGGTTATGGTCAGTATGTCGAAATTAACCATGGTAATGGATACCTTACTCGTTATGCCCATGCTTCACGCTTGATTGCACGTGTGGGAGATCAGGTGCAAGCCGGTGATCATATTGCGAATGTAGGTTGTACAGGTCGTTGTACTGGTCCTCATCTACACTATGAAGTAGTAAAAGACGGTCAACGTAAAAATCCTTCAACTTATTTAGCAATGTTGCCTTAA
- a CDS encoding YkgJ family cysteine cluster protein encodes MLSQVPTQDACLSCGACCAYFRVSFYWAEGIPMPEHYTEPVTSVYSCMAGTNQKNPRCVALEGKIGEQVSCGMYELRSSSCKEVQIADAQCNKARMAHNMIPFIQIEPDEAENDDNFERVS; translated from the coding sequence ATGTTGTCTCAAGTTCCTACACAAGATGCATGTTTAAGTTGTGGCGCATGTTGCGCCTATTTCAGGGTTTCATTTTATTGGGCAGAGGGGATTCCCATGCCTGAGCACTATACTGAGCCTGTCACCTCGGTCTATTCATGCATGGCGGGAACCAATCAGAAAAATCCGCGCTGTGTTGCGCTAGAAGGCAAGATTGGCGAGCAGGTGAGTTGCGGCATGTACGAGCTACGTAGCTCATCCTGTAAAGAAGTGCAGATCGCTGATGCCCAGTGCAATAAAGCACGGATGGCACACAATATGATTCCATTCATCCAGATTGAGCCGGATGAAGCCGAAAATGATGATAATTTCGAACGGGTGAGCTAA
- a CDS encoding MBL fold metallo-hydrolase: protein MAFERTTSQVLFDNGTHKCISFTSLVKGEGVQANQFLILDNERAAVLDPGGDLTYVPLTMELNRYTRLSNLDYVMASHQDPDIITSMPRWLVYTEAKVVASKLWARFLPHLNSAFMSDRMKGNWLDRLVELPDHGQIIPLGQSSIIAIPAHFLHSVGNFQFYDPIAKILFSGDMGASMVEDASKPLENFAAHIPKMKGFHQRYMCNNKVIRLWVQMVRTMDVDMIVPQHGTPFVGKEQINQFLDWIETLECGTDLMDETVFTCPE, encoded by the coding sequence ATGGCCTTCGAGCGCACCACATCGCAAGTCTTGTTTGATAATGGGACACATAAATGTATTAGTTTTACCAGTCTCGTTAAAGGTGAAGGTGTCCAGGCAAACCAATTTCTGATTTTAGACAATGAGCGTGCTGCAGTACTTGATCCGGGCGGTGATTTAACTTATGTACCGTTGACCATGGAACTGAACCGCTATACCCGGTTAAGCAATCTGGATTATGTGATGGCATCGCATCAGGATCCGGACATTATTACCTCCATGCCGCGCTGGCTGGTCTATACCGAAGCCAAAGTCGTGGCTTCCAAGCTCTGGGCGCGTTTCTTGCCGCATCTGAATTCAGCCTTTATGAGTGACCGTATGAAAGGTAACTGGCTGGATCGTCTGGTTGAATTGCCGGATCATGGTCAGATCATTCCACTCGGTCAATCCAGCATTATTGCTATTCCAGCGCACTTTTTACATTCAGTCGGTAATTTCCAGTTTTATGACCCGATTGCCAAGATCCTGTTTTCTGGTGATATGGGGGCGTCAATGGTCGAGGATGCTTCAAAGCCACTGGAAAATTTTGCAGCGCACATTCCGAAAATGAAAGGATTTCACCAGCGCTATATGTGCAATAACAAGGTGATTCGTTTATGGGTACAGATGGTACGTACCATGGATGTAGACATGATTGTGCCACAACATGGAACACCATTTGTGGGTAAAGAACAGATTAACCAGTTTCTGGACTGGATTGAAACACTGGAATGTGGCACTGATTTAATGGATGAAACTGTTTTTACTTGTCCTGAATAG
- a CDS encoding TMEM165/GDT1 family protein, giving the protein MYEFLLSTAIVALAEMGDKTQLLALLLAARFRKPTPILIAILLATLINHGLSAALGQWVTTVIGPEILLWIVSVGFIGMAIWMLIPDELGDENDSINKWQKYGVFGATFVLFFLAEIGDKTQIATVALAARFDSVLWVMMGTTVGMMIANAPAVFIGDKLANKLPIGLIHKIGASIFLIIGVGTLAQHYLF; this is encoded by the coding sequence ATGTACGAATTCCTGCTTTCCACGGCCATCGTTGCACTTGCCGAAATGGGTGATAAAACCCAGTTACTGGCTTTGCTTCTTGCAGCACGTTTCCGCAAACCGACACCGATTTTAATTGCAATTTTACTGGCAACCCTGATTAACCATGGTCTTTCAGCAGCCCTGGGGCAATGGGTCACTACCGTTATTGGGCCAGAAATTTTGCTGTGGATCGTGTCAGTCGGTTTTATTGGGATGGCAATCTGGATGCTGATTCCGGATGAATTAGGGGATGAAAACGACAGTATCAATAAATGGCAAAAGTACGGCGTGTTTGGTGCGACTTTTGTGCTGTTCTTCCTGGCTGAAATTGGTGATAAAACCCAGATTGCGACAGTGGCACTGGCAGCACGTTTTGACAGTGTGCTTTGGGTGATGATGGGTACTACCGTCGGAATGATGATTGCCAACGCACCTGCGGTATTTATCGGTGATAAACTGGCGAATAAACTTCCAATCGGCCTGATTCATAAAATTGGCGCCAGTATTTTCTTGATCATCGGTGTCGGCACCTTGGCACAACATTATTTATTTTAA
- a CDS encoding 2-oxo acid dehydrogenase subunit E2, producing MQITTPDIGVDKATVAEILVKVGDTIAVDESIVLLESDKASVEVPSTSAGVVKNILINQGDEVSEGTVLIELQAEDDASTVESQEADAADKTSENTPTELPDEEILQEVAAHQPKASSQSEQASQSASTSTVEVKLPDIGVEKALVGEILVQVGDEVEVDQSLVVVESDKATVEVPSTVAGTVEAIHIQEGDSVKEGVLILTVKTADSAPAAEQAAPQAEEKPKAQATPEAKTETAPQQAASPAGDIEVKVPDLGVDKAAVAEILVQVGDTVEKDQSIIVVESDKATVEVPSTTAGVIKAIHVELGQSVSEGVALITIKAEGQASPAAAPAEKSEAPAVKATPAPATAPKAEPAATPETHSADKLTKEQNAANAKVYAGPAVRKLARELGVVLAEVKASGPHERLMKEDLFAYVKDRLTAPQTTTAPAAATAPAGLPKLPDFSAFGGVEEKALTRLQQVSIPQLSLNNYIPQVTQFDAADITELEAWRNELKGNFKKEGIGLTIMAFIIKAVAYLLKEEREFAGHLSDDGKSVLLRNEIHMGIAVATPDGLTVPVLRNPDQKSIKQIAIELGELSQKARDKKLSPKDLQGANFTITSLGSIGGTAFTPLVNWPQVAILGISPATMQPVWNGEGFDPRLMLPLSLSYDHRVINGADAARFTNKLTKLLKDIRTLLI from the coding sequence ATGCAAATTACGACTCCAGATATTGGTGTAGACAAGGCAACTGTGGCAGAAATCCTGGTGAAGGTGGGTGACACCATCGCTGTAGATGAAAGTATTGTGCTGCTGGAATCGGATAAAGCCTCTGTTGAAGTGCCAAGCACTTCAGCAGGTGTGGTCAAAAACATCCTGATCAATCAGGGTGATGAAGTATCTGAAGGTACTGTCCTGATTGAACTGCAGGCTGAAGATGATGCCAGTACGGTAGAAAGTCAGGAAGCTGATGCTGCTGACAAAACTTCGGAAAATACTCCAACTGAATTGCCTGATGAGGAAATCCTGCAGGAAGTGGCGGCACATCAGCCTAAAGCCTCTAGCCAAAGTGAACAGGCCTCTCAATCGGCTTCTACATCTACTGTAGAAGTGAAATTGCCGGATATTGGCGTAGAAAAGGCCCTGGTGGGTGAAATTCTGGTTCAGGTTGGCGATGAAGTTGAGGTGGATCAAAGCCTGGTCGTGGTTGAATCGGATAAAGCAACAGTTGAAGTACCAAGTACAGTTGCAGGTACTGTAGAAGCGATTCATATTCAGGAAGGTGATTCAGTCAAAGAGGGGGTGCTGATTCTGACAGTGAAAACTGCAGATTCAGCACCAGCTGCTGAGCAAGCAGCGCCTCAAGCAGAAGAAAAGCCAAAAGCTCAAGCAACACCTGAAGCCAAAACTGAAACAGCACCACAACAGGCGGCATCCCCTGCAGGCGATATTGAAGTAAAAGTACCTGACTTGGGTGTCGACAAGGCTGCTGTAGCAGAAATTCTGGTACAGGTCGGTGATACGGTGGAGAAAGACCAGAGCATCATCGTGGTCGAATCGGATAAAGCGACAGTAGAAGTGCCAAGCACGACTGCCGGAGTGATTAAGGCGATTCATGTTGAGCTGGGCCAGAGTGTTTCTGAAGGTGTGGCACTGATTACGATTAAAGCTGAAGGACAAGCATCACCTGCTGCAGCTCCAGCGGAAAAATCAGAAGCACCTGCAGTCAAAGCTACGCCTGCACCAGCCACAGCTCCAAAAGCTGAACCTGCTGCGACACCTGAAACGCATAGTGCAGACAAGCTCACCAAAGAGCAGAACGCTGCCAATGCCAAAGTTTATGCTGGTCCTGCTGTGCGTAAACTGGCTCGTGAACTGGGTGTGGTATTGGCAGAAGTGAAAGCTTCTGGTCCGCATGAGCGTCTAATGAAAGAAGACCTGTTTGCGTATGTGAAAGATCGTCTGACTGCACCGCAAACAACAACCGCACCTGCGGCAGCTACAGCTCCTGCTGGCTTACCAAAACTGCCTGATTTCAGTGCTTTTGGTGGGGTAGAAGAGAAAGCCTTGACGCGTCTGCAACAGGTTTCGATTCCACAGTTATCTTTAAATAACTATATCCCACAAGTGACCCAGTTTGATGCAGCAGACATCACTGAGCTGGAAGCTTGGCGTAATGAGCTGAAAGGCAACTTCAAGAAAGAAGGTATTGGCCTGACCATCATGGCTTTCATTATCAAGGCTGTAGCTTATCTGCTCAAAGAAGAACGCGAGTTTGCCGGTCACCTGTCTGATGACGGTAAATCGGTATTGCTACGTAATGAGATCCATATGGGCATTGCGGTTGCGACGCCAGATGGCTTGACTGTTCCTGTATTACGTAACCCGGACCAGAAGTCGATCAAGCAGATCGCCATTGAGCTCGGTGAATTAAGCCAGAAAGCGCGTGACAAGAAATTGTCACCTAAAGATCTGCAAGGTGCGAACTTCACGATTACCAGCTTGGGCTCAATTGGCGGTACAGCATTTACGCCGTTGGTGAACTGGCCGCAAGTGGCGATCCTGGGAATTTCCCCAGCAACCATGCAACCGGTATGGAATGGGGAGGGCTTTGATCCACGTTTGATGCTGCCACTGTCACTGTCTTATGACCATCGCGTAATTAATGGTGCCGATGCTGCACGCTTTACCAATAAGCTGACCAAGCTGTTAAAGGATATTCGTACACTCTTGATCTGA
- a CDS encoding DciA family protein — MSEPVNVFQKTRKQIKTGNFSFLSSQVSAWQKLTKLVQPLLPQPEQWQVACYQNGVLTITGENQAMISQLAYLQKQYISQLSQINELKDLTKIQVCLRNPSPVQPVPEKSERALSPETQELLRGAADFISDPKLSQALLRLASNKK, encoded by the coding sequence ATGTCGGAACCTGTCAACGTCTTTCAAAAAACAAGAAAACAGATAAAAACAGGAAACTTTTCGTTTCTCTCATCACAAGTTTCTGCATGGCAGAAGCTTACGAAACTCGTACAACCGCTATTGCCTCAACCCGAACAATGGCAAGTTGCCTGCTATCAAAATGGTGTGTTAACGATTACTGGTGAAAACCAAGCCATGATTTCTCAATTGGCCTATCTTCAAAAGCAATACATCTCACAACTCTCTCAAATAAACGAATTAAAAGATCTCACTAAAATCCAGGTTTGCTTAAGGAATCCATCCCCTGTTCAACCGGTTCCAGAAAAATCTGAAAGAGCCTTGAGTCCAGAAACACAGGAATTACTTCGCGGTGCTGCTGACTTTATAAGCGACCCTAAGCTTAGCCAAGCTTTACTACGTTTGGCAAGCAATAAAAAGTAA